DNA from Bacteroidales bacterium:
TACTAAGGCTGTTTTCTATACTTTGCCCATCGCCTATATCTACAAAAATATGTTCGAATATGCCAGATCTGGAATTTTCATGTACAGGTATCAGAAGTCCGCACTGCAACATATATTGCAGCAATGCCACTGTTTTCAGGCAAAGTGATTTTCCTCCGGCATTCGCCCCCGAAACGATCAGCAACCTGTCTATTTCATTAAGGCTGATATCCAGAGGATATGCCTGTTTGTTCTGCTGCCGCAACTGGATATTCAGCAGCGGATGTACCGCCTGTATCCATTCAATCTGTTGTTTATCTTCAAATACCGGTTTGATACCATTGATACGCACCGCAAATGATGCCTTGGCACGAATAAAGTCGATTTCGCCCATAAAATGATATGAGCGCATGATATCTGCTATATGCGGACGGACAAGGTCTGTAAATCCGACCAGTATCTTTATCACCTCACGGCGTTCGTCGGCTTCCAGTTCCTGAAGACGGTTATTTGCCTCCACAACTGCTTCGGGTTCGATATAAACGGTCTTGCCGCTGCCGGAACCTTCGTGAACTGTTCCTTTGATCTTCCGTTTATTGGCGGCACCGACAGGGATCATCATCCGCCCGTCGCGCATACTCAGCTGGGTATCCCTTCCGATAAATCCCGCTTTTTGTGCATCGCGCACTGCTGTTTGCATATTGCGTGTAACAGCTTTGGTTGCTTCCAGTTTATCCCTGCGGATATCCGCGAGCCGGTGCGAAGCGTTGTCTTTCACCTGGCAGGATTTATCCAGTATGGAATTGGCCTTTTCAATGATCGAAGGAAAGGATTTTATTCTATCCGCCATGGAAACGAGTGCAGGATACCGGGTTTTTCCCGTATCGGTTTTCGCATGATGCAGGAAGGTGGATATATTACTGATTGTCTGAAGGGAATTCATCATATCTGAAATCTCCTCTTCTGAAAACCAGCTTGTAACGTCTTTTTCTATTCGCCGTACAGCATCACGGACGTCCAGGAAGAAATCAGCAGGAAATTCCTCTTTGTTGTATATGATCTGCGAAAACTCGCTTGTTTGTTCCAGCCACTCTGCAATGGTGGCATAATCCGTTGAGAAGCTCATTTGGGCGACTTGTTCTTCTCCGAGCGGACATAAACATTTTTCTGTAATGAACCGGCGTACCGTGTCGAGTCCTGTTTTTTGTTCAAAATTATCCGGGTAAATCATCATCTCAAATAATATTACGATATCAGCCATCAGTAAACCGACAGGCCAATATACAGTTGATAAAAAATAAATTAAAAACTGAGATTTTCCATATTCCGACAACGTACCGAATTCCTGATCGACAAGGATGTTTTAAAACTTGTCCGGTATCGTTGGCACCTCAAGTCTTAGAGATGCGGACTCGTAACATGGTATTTACGCGGAGACACAATACATAAAAGGGTGTATAAAATTTCGGGTGCAAAGATAAAGGTATTTTTTCAAAATCCATATCCCCCATCCCTGTATTATTTGTAACAGTATAGTTAGCATCATTTCATTTCTTCAGAAACCACTATCTTTCATGCGATTGTATCATTATCCGAACTTACTTCCATAAAATCAGCAATAGGGTCCGGATCATTTATGCCAATATTAATGGTCAAAAAAATACTTTGTTTTTCCATAATATTATGATTCGATAATAATAAGCTATATGTTTCCTGATGATAACTTATATTAGCTATTTCTGATCTGAAAAAATCCCCATAAATAGGTATTGTGCAAGCTGAAAAAGGAAATTTATTTTGTACCTTCAATAAAGAACATTGTTCTCCAATGTATGAGGGTACTAAAAGATGATATATATCAGGCTATCCTGAAATCTGCCCGAAATGAGTTTATCAGGAAGGGGTTTAAAGATACATCCATGCGTGATATTGCTAAAAATGCACACGTCAGTTTAAGCAATATCTATAATTATTTTAAAAATAAAGACGAGATATTCCTGGCTATTGTAAAACCAGCCAAAGACAATATTTTTAGATTCGTTGAACAACAGCATACCGAAGAAAATATAGATTTCAATAAAATGTCCACATTTCATTATCAGGAAGAAACCACCGAAGTATACATACAGCTGTTGATGAAATATAAAGACGAACTCCGTCTTTTACTTTACCATTCGGAAGGTTCATCCATGAAAAATTTCAGGGAAACATTTACCGAATATTTAACCCAAGTATCACTTAAACATATGGATATCATAAAGAAACACTATCCGAAAGTCAGGCATATTTCTCCTTTCTTTATTCATGCCTTATGCGCATTCATGGTAAGCACAGTTGGGGAAATCGTTATCCACAATTTAAGCCGGCAAAAGATCCGGGAGTTTTTCGGGGAATATTTCAAATTTGAGATAGCAGGATGGCGCGAATTAACAGGATTATAAAGGGAGGCAAAGAAAACCTCCCTTCTTTTTTTGAACAAAACAAGACATTGTTCGCTATTGAATGAATTTTTATACAATATGAATATTTAAATTAATCAACACACCAACATGAATACATTAAAAAAGCTCAGGCAATATGCTGGTAAACGGAAATTACTTTTTCCGTTGTCGATGCTATTGTCTGCCATTAGTGCATTGGCAGGTATGCTGCCATTCGTCCTGATTTGGTTTATCGTAAAAGAATTGTTCAACACGGAAGATATATCTTCGTCCGGTAATATTACAACCTATGCCTGGTGGGCGGCCGGTTCGGCCATTGTTAGCCTTCTCCTTTACTTTGCGGCACTGATGTGTTCACACCTCGCTGCTTTCAGGGTAGAATCCAATTTACGGTATGAAGCCATGCAAAAAATCGTGCGGATGCCTCTTGGTTTTTTCGATAAAAACACCAGTGGGCGCATCCGTAAGATTATTGATGACAATGCCGGTGTCACCCATAGTTTTCTGGCACATCAATTACCTGATCTGGCGGCAACCATACTGATCCCTCTTGTGGCTGCAGTACTTATTTTTGTTTACGACTGGCGGCTCGGCCTTGCATGCCTCATTCCTGTCATAGCATCCATACTGATCATGAGTATAACAATGGGTGCAAAAGAACAGAAATTTATGAAAAGCTATATGACTTCACTTGAGGAGATGAATACTGAGGCTGTGGAGTATGTAAGAGGAATTCCTGTGGTAAAAGTATTCCAGCAAACAATTTTCTCATTCAAAAACTTCCACAAAAGCATCATGAATTACAATAAAATGGTATATAACTACACAAGAATGTGGGAAAAACCGATGTCGGCCTATACGGTTATCGTCAATTCTTTTGTATATGTGCTGGCACCTATATCTATATTGTTGATCGGAAATACAGGAGACTATGCACCTGTTTTACTTAATTTCTTCCTGTTTGTCCTTATCACTCCTGTCTTTTCACAGAGTATCATGAGGAGCATGTATCTGGATCAGGCATTAGGACAGGCAAAAGAAGCTATCGTAAGGCTAGAAAAGCTCACCGATTTTGACCTTTTTCCTGAATCAGAAAATCCGATACAACTGAAACAATTTGATATTCGCTTTGATAAGGTATCTTTCAGTTATCCAGAAACAACACAAAAAGCAATAGACGATATCAGTTTTTTTATTCCTCAGGGAAAAACCGTGGCACTGGTCGGGGCTTCGGGAAGCGGAAAAACTACCATCGCCAGGCTTGTTCCCCGTTTTTGGGAAGTGAACGAAGGGCAGGTGATGATAGGAGGTATCAATGTGAAGGATATATATCTTAAAGAGTTGATGAAACATGTTTCTTTTGTTTTCCAGAATACCAAGTTATTTAAAACCACCCTGCTCGAAAATATTAAATACGGTAATCCCGATGCAACGCCGGCAGAAGTGGAACAGGCAGTGGAAATGGCGCAATGCCGTGAGATTATCGACAAGCAACCCTTAGGGTTGAATACCAAAATCGGAACAGAAGGAACTTATCTCTCAGGAGGAGAGCAGCAACGTATAGTACTGGCGCGGGCTATCCTGAAGAATGCGCCTATTGTGGTACTGGATGAGGCCACTGCCTTTGCGGATCCGGAAAATGAACATCTGATACATCAGGCATTAGGCAGATTAACAAAAGGGAAAACCGTACTGATGATTGCCCACCGCCTGACGAGTATTATCGATGCAGACAATATCCTTGTTATCGATAAGGGCAAAATTGCAGAACAGGGTACACACAAAGAATTGCTTCACCAACAAGGAATTTATTACAATATGTGGAACGAGTACCAGCAGTCTGTTCGCTGGACAATAGGAAAGGAGGTCAATCATGCTTAAAACAATTCAAAACCGGTTTGCACTCTCGGCTAAGGGTGCTAAAGATTTCTGTAAAGGAACGTTATTTACTGCACTGCTCGATATAGCACTGATGCTACCGGCAGTTTTCGCGTTCCTTTTCCTCGATGATTATCTTCGTCCTGTCTTCGATCCTTCGACATCTGTAACGCACGGTGTTAGATATTATCTATTACTTGGCATTGTGTTCATGCTCGTTATGTATATCATTGCCGTTGTGCAATATCGCAGCACATATACCACCGTATATGATGAAAGCGCCAACCGCAGGATTTCGCTTGCCGAGAAGCTGCGTAAGCTGCCTTTAGCCTTTTTCGGAGAGAAGAATCTATCCGACCTCACTACTACCATTATGCAGGATTGTACTGATCTGGAGCATGAATTTTCACACTCAGTACCCCAACTTTTTGCCTCCGTGATAAGTATTATTTTAATTGCCTTAGGTATGCTTTTTTATAACTGGCAATTAACACTGGCCCTCTTTTGGGTGGTTCCTGTTGCATTGGTCATTATTCTCCTGTCAAAGAAAAGAATGAGCCGGGATTTCAGTGGCAATTACCAGGACAAGCGTCATGTAACCGAACAGATACAGGAAGGACTTGAAACAATTCAGGAGATCAAATCATACAACCAGGAAGAGGACTACCTTAAAAGGTTAAAACAAAAGATCAAACAATACGAAAAGACACAAACAAAGGGAGAATTATTGACAGGCATATTTGTAAATGGAGCACAAAGTATCCTCAAATTGGGTTTGGCCAGCGTTATTATTGCCGGAGCTACATTACTGGCTTCCGGAAGTGTCGATTTATTCACTTACCTGATATTCATGGTCATCGGATCGCGTGTCTATGTCCCTGTAGGTGAAGTAATGAGCAATATCGCCGTGCTTGTTTATCTCGATGTCCGCATCAAACGGATGAGAGAAATGGAAGCACTTCCAATCCAGCAAGGGAAAACCGACTTTTCACCTGATGATTATCATATAGCATTCAATCATGTAGATTTTTCTTACGAATCAGGAAAACAGGTTTTAAAAGACGTATCGTTCGTCGCCAGGCAAGGTGAGATCACCGCTTTGGTAGGACCTTCAGGAAGCGGGAAAAGTACTGCCGCAAAACTGGCTGCACGTTTCTGGGATATCCAATCGGGAAAAATCCTACTCGGAGGACAGGATATCAGCCAGATTGATCCCGAGACCCTGCTTGAAAACTACGCTGTTGTTTTTCAGAATGTAGTCCTTTTTAATGCTACCATTATGGACAATATCCGTATTGGGAAACGCGGTGCAACAGATGATGAGGTAATGCTTGCCGCCCGGATGGCCCAATGCGATGAGTTTGTACATAAAATGCCTCAAGGCTACCAGACCATTATCGGAGAAAACGGAGAAACACTTTCAGGAGGTGAGCGCCAACGTGTTTCCATTGCCCGCGCATTACTAAAAGATGCCCCCATAGTTCTACTGGATGAAGCCACTGCTTCTCTCGACGTAGAAAACGAGACCAAAATACAGGCCGGTATCTCCGAATTAGTCCGAAATAAAACTGTACTGATCATTGCTCATCGCATGAGAACGGTGGCCAATGCAGATAAGATTGTCGTACTGGATAATGGAAGCGTTGCTGAAGCCGGTACCCCGGAAGAGCTGAAAAAAAGAAACGGTTTATTTGCCCGGATGATTGAAAGGCAGGTGATAAAAACAGGCGCATAATCATATTCCCGAATTGCCTGGCAATAATTTACCATGATCATTTGCAAAAAGGCCTTACAAAAATTAAAGTACACCCCAAAATTTGTGTCTAACTTTTGGGGTGTACTTCAATTTACAGTGATCCCCTAAAATGACTTTTCAAAATCCTTAAAGAAATAATAGTATCTTTTTTGATTCCAGCTCAATTCCTTTAATCGCGTATTTATGTTATAAATGATCCAGTATTTCAGTAATATTCTCGAGTTTAA
Protein-coding regions in this window:
- a CDS encoding DNA mismatch repair protein MutS — its product is MADIVILFEMMIYPDNFEQKTGLDTVRRFITEKCLCPLGEEQVAQMSFSTDYATIAEWLEQTSEFSQIIYNKEEFPADFFLDVRDAVRRIEKDVTSWFSEEEISDMMNSLQTISNISTFLHHAKTDTGKTRYPALVSMADRIKSFPSIIEKANSILDKSCQVKDNASHRLADIRRDKLEATKAVTRNMQTAVRDAQKAGFIGRDTQLSMRDGRMMIPVGAANKRKIKGTVHEGSGSGKTVYIEPEAVVEANNRLQELEADERREVIKILVGFTDLVRPHIADIMRSYHFMGEIDFIRAKASFAVRINGIKPVFEDKQQIEWIQAVHPLLNIQLRQQNKQAYPLDISLNEIDRLLIVSGANAGGKSLCLKTVALLQYMLQCGLLIPVHENSRSGIFEHIFVDIGDGQSIENSLS
- a CDS encoding TetR/AcrR family transcriptional regulator, with protein sequence MRVLKDDIYQAILKSARNEFIRKGFKDTSMRDIAKNAHVSLSNIYNYFKNKDEIFLAIVKPAKDNIFRFVEQQHTEENIDFNKMSTFHYQEETTEVYIQLLMKYKDELRLLLYHSEGSSMKNFRETFTEYLTQVSLKHMDIIKKHYPKVRHISPFFIHALCAFMVSTVGEIVIHNLSRQKIREFFGEYFKFEIAGWRELTGL
- a CDS encoding ABC transporter ATP-binding protein/permease; translation: MNTLKKLRQYAGKRKLLFPLSMLLSAISALAGMLPFVLIWFIVKELFNTEDISSSGNITTYAWWAAGSAIVSLLLYFAALMCSHLAAFRVESNLRYEAMQKIVRMPLGFFDKNTSGRIRKIIDDNAGVTHSFLAHQLPDLAATILIPLVAAVLIFVYDWRLGLACLIPVIASILIMSITMGAKEQKFMKSYMTSLEEMNTEAVEYVRGIPVVKVFQQTIFSFKNFHKSIMNYNKMVYNYTRMWEKPMSAYTVIVNSFVYVLAPISILLIGNTGDYAPVLLNFFLFVLITPVFSQSIMRSMYLDQALGQAKEAIVRLEKLTDFDLFPESENPIQLKQFDIRFDKVSFSYPETTQKAIDDISFFIPQGKTVALVGASGSGKTTIARLVPRFWEVNEGQVMIGGINVKDIYLKELMKHVSFVFQNTKLFKTTLLENIKYGNPDATPAEVEQAVEMAQCREIIDKQPLGLNTKIGTEGTYLSGGEQQRIVLARAILKNAPIVVLDEATAFADPENEHLIHQALGRLTKGKTVLMIAHRLTSIIDADNILVIDKGKIAEQGTHKELLHQQGIYYNMWNEYQQSVRWTIGKEVNHA
- a CDS encoding ABC transporter ATP-binding protein/permease → MLKTIQNRFALSAKGAKDFCKGTLFTALLDIALMLPAVFAFLFLDDYLRPVFDPSTSVTHGVRYYLLLGIVFMLVMYIIAVVQYRSTYTTVYDESANRRISLAEKLRKLPLAFFGEKNLSDLTTTIMQDCTDLEHEFSHSVPQLFASVISIILIALGMLFYNWQLTLALFWVVPVALVIILLSKKRMSRDFSGNYQDKRHVTEQIQEGLETIQEIKSYNQEEDYLKRLKQKIKQYEKTQTKGELLTGIFVNGAQSILKLGLASVIIAGATLLASGSVDLFTYLIFMVIGSRVYVPVGEVMSNIAVLVYLDVRIKRMREMEALPIQQGKTDFSPDDYHIAFNHVDFSYESGKQVLKDVSFVARQGEITALVGPSGSGKSTAAKLAARFWDIQSGKILLGGQDISQIDPETLLENYAVVFQNVVLFNATIMDNIRIGKRGATDDEVMLAARMAQCDEFVHKMPQGYQTIIGENGETLSGGERQRVSIARALLKDAPIVLLDEATASLDVENETKIQAGISELVRNKTVLIIAHRMRTVANADKIVVLDNGSVAEAGTPEELKKRNGLFARMIERQVIKTGA